The window CGAGCAGGCCATGAGACACAACAAAAAAACCATGGCCACCGCGGCCGTCTTAAAACGTAACCGATGCCGTTCCATGAGATACCCCCATTCCTTAAAAAAAGCAGGGTCAGGTTAATGAGGAACCAACCCTATAATACCGATGACAATTAAGTAGATCGCCACAATGTAGTTCAAGAGCCTGGGTATCATGAGAATTAATATTCCCGCTATCAGTGAGGCCACCGGTGTCAGATAAACAGTTGGGAACATTTTCAGTCTCCTTGGATCTGGAAAAACCGCAGAGGTTTGGTCTGCCCATCCCCTATCGGCGCCTGGGCATGGGAAAAACGATGCAAAGGTAGTTCATTTACTTCCAATGCTTCTTGAACTCCTTTTCCGCCTCTTCCTTGGTGATACCGTATCTCTCCTGGATTTTGCCGAGGAGTTGATCACGCTTTCCAGCAACGACGTCCAAATCATCGTCGGTGAGTTTGCCCCATTTCTCCCTAACCGTGCCTTTGAATTGCTTCCAGTTTCCTGCCACTTGATCCCAGTTCATAACTTGCCTCCTTCACCTCAGTATTTGCTGAATATTCTGTTGCAGCGACTGCTGCTGTTGCATCATTGACGGGGGCATCATCACGCCCTGACCCATCGTAGACTCGTCTAT of the Desulfobaccales bacterium genome contains:
- a CDS encoding CsbD family protein; this encodes MNWDQVAGNWKQFKGTVREKWGKLTDDDLDVVAGKRDQLLGKIQERYGITKEEAEKEFKKHWK